The sequence AACTTGAATTTCTGCTGCGCCGCGCACGCGAGGCGAAACGCTTTGTCTGCGGCCGCTGCGGTCTGAAACGCGGGCAGATCTTCTTCTGCTGTCCCAAATGCATGTCCTGGCACTCCATAACCATCCGCCAGCTCTTGAGCGACGAGGCGTCATGAGCACAGTCAAGGTCACGCCCATGATGGAGCAGTACCTGCGGGTCAAGGAAGAATATCCAGGCACCCTGGTCTTCTTTCGCATGGGAGATTTTTTCGAACTCTTCTTCGAGGACGCCCAGATCGCGGCCCGGGAGCTGCAGATCACCCTGACCAGCCGCAACCCCGGCGCGGAGAATCCCGTACCCATGTGCGGAATGCCGCATCACGCCATCGACGAATACCTTCGCCAGTTGCTGGATAAGGGCTACAAGGTGGCCCTGTGCGATCAGGTCGAGGACCCGAAGCAGGCCAAGGGGCTGGTCAAGCGCGAGGTGACGCGGGTGCTGACCCCGGGCACCGTGGTGGAGGATATCAACCTCGACGCCAAGGGTCACAATTTTCTGGGAGCCCTGTACTGGGATGCCGACCTCGGCGGCGGTCTGGCCTGGGTCGATTTCTCCACCGGCGTCTGGTCCGGCATTCAGACCAAAAGCGAGTCCGTGCTGTGGCAATGGCTGGTCAAAATGGACCCGCGCGAGCTGCTCCTGACCGAGACCCAGGCCCTGCCCAAGGGCTTCGAGCAATGGCAGGCCAGGCTCTCGCGCTATCCGCAGAAATCCTATTTCGACGAGCGCGGCGCCCGGGACAAGCTCCTGCGCGCCCAGGCCGTCCCCAACCTGCAGACCCTCGACCTGGACGACAAGCCGGCCCTGATCCGCTGTTGCGGAGCGCTCCTGACCTACCTGGAGCTGACCCAGAAGCGCGACCTTGGCCACCTCTCACCTTTCATTCCCCTGGACCTCTCCGCCACCCTGCTCCTGGACGAGGTCACGGAGCGCAATCTGGAACTCTTCAGGACCATGGACGGAAGAAAGGGGCGCGGCACCCTGTGGCAGGTCCTGGATCAGACCCAGACCCCCATGGGCGGCAGGCTGCTGGAGACCCGGATGCACCAGCCCTTCAAGGACCTCGGGAGCATCCTGCCCGTGCAGGAACTGGTCGCCTATCTGCACGACGGCGATGGCATCCGCGAGGATCTGCGCCGGTCGCTGGACACGGTCTACGATCTGGAACGACTGTGCACGCGCATTGTCGTCAACCGCTCGACGCCCAAGGATTTCGCGGCCCTCAAGGCGTCGATGGGCGTTCTGCCGCGCCTGCGGCAGGCCCTCCTTGAACTTGAGTCCCCGCCGCCGAGGCTTGCCGCATTGCTGCGCGACTGGGACAATCTGGATGATGTGCACGGCCTCCTGACCCGCGCGCTGGCCGATTCCCTGCCGCCGGTCATCACCGAGGGGGGGCTCTTCAGGCCCGGCTACGACGCCGCCCTCGACGAACTCATGGATCTGACCGACCACGGCGAGGCGGCGCTCGCGGGCATGCTCGACCGAGAGCGCGCGGCCTGCAATATTCCCAAGCTCAAGCTCGGGTACACCAAGGTCTTCGGCTATTATTTCGAATTGAGCCGGGCAGTCGCGGCCGAACCACCGGCCCACTTCATCCGCCGCCAGACCCTGGTCAACGCCGAACGCTATATCACTGAAGAACTGAAAATCCTTGAAGAAAAACTTCTCAGCGCCTCGGATCAACGCAAAACCCGCGAGTACCAGCTCTTTCTGGCCCTGCGCGAGGAAGTGGCCGGGCATCGCGCCCGCTTCATGCATATGGCCACAATCCTGGCCGAGCTTGATTTTGCTCAG is a genomic window of Desulfomicrobium baculatum DSM 4028 containing:
- the mutS gene encoding DNA mismatch repair protein MutS, with amino-acid sequence MSTVKVTPMMEQYLRVKEEYPGTLVFFRMGDFFELFFEDAQIAARELQITLTSRNPGAENPVPMCGMPHHAIDEYLRQLLDKGYKVALCDQVEDPKQAKGLVKREVTRVLTPGTVVEDINLDAKGHNFLGALYWDADLGGGLAWVDFSTGVWSGIQTKSESVLWQWLVKMDPRELLLTETQALPKGFEQWQARLSRYPQKSYFDERGARDKLLRAQAVPNLQTLDLDDKPALIRCCGALLTYLELTQKRDLGHLSPFIPLDLSATLLLDEVTERNLELFRTMDGRKGRGTLWQVLDQTQTPMGGRLLETRMHQPFKDLGSILPVQELVAYLHDGDGIREDLRRSLDTVYDLERLCTRIVVNRSTPKDFAALKASMGVLPRLRQALLELESPPPRLAALLRDWDNLDDVHGLLTRALADSLPPVITEGGLFRPGYDAALDELMDLTDHGEAALAGMLDRERAACNIPKLKLGYTKVFGYYFELSRAVAAEPPAHFIRRQTLVNAERYITEELKILEEKLLSASDQRKTREYQLFLALREEVAGHRARFMHMATILAELDFAQGLAHAARKWEWSRPELHDGLEIAIKGGRHPVVEAVQGRSGYIPNDLTLDDSGRVLLITGPNMAGKSTVLRQVALICILAQMGGFVPAAKARLGLCDRIFSRVGASDNLAMGQSTFMVEMTETARILRQAGKRSLVILDEIGRGTSTFDGLSLAWAVAEELVRRQGGIRTLFATHYHELTVLEDRLPGVRNYNIAIKEWKGDIVFLRRMVPGPADRSYGIEVARLAGVPASVVTRAKEILAVLERHAPGGAKRNDFISRQVSLPGLTKAPVSHKQPEEHEVLQALKKLNVNELSPLDALTLLHQWKAMAGLS